The stretch of DNA CGTACGGCGGGCGCCAAAGCGGGCTGTCGTTGATGCGGTCGTTGAACGTCGACCTAGCAGGCGAGTCACAAAGTCTGTCAGCAGTGTACTGTCGGCGTGCTGGTTCTCAAGGCAGAGAGATGTGACTTGGTGGCTGACGGGGGCTTCTGGCTGATGATGCGTACTTGAGGGTCGTCGCTCCGCCGTCGGACGTCTCGAGGACAATCTTCTTGCGAAAGTCTGGGTAGATGGACTCTTTGGCGACGGTGAACTAGGTGGGGAGGGGCGGTTGAAGAGACCTGTTAGCAGCTCCGTGTGATGATAGACATGCCTTGCCTCGTACTCTAGGCAAATTATCCGTGACGACTTACCCTTGTGCCCATCACGACACCCTCTGCCCCTATACACACATCATTAGCACAAGCCTTTCCTCCTCACCTCACAGACGTAGAACCGGTTCCAAGGGTcctttctccccccccccacatCACGTACCGAgcgccatcgcggccgccacgcccgtctcgtcggcgatgcccccggccgccagaatggccacgccgccacggcccggGAGCCCaccagcctcctcctcctcttcctcagcCAGCATCCGCCGCACCTCGGGCACGAGGCtcacgacgcccgcgccccgcgtGAActggtgcccgcccgcgtccacgCCCTGGCACACCAGCACGTCGGCCCCATCTCGCaccgcctcccgcgccgccgccacgttGCCCACCTGCACGAAgacgcgcgggccgccgtgccccgggtcgccgagctcccgCCGGACCGccgcgatgatggcgccgtgcGGCTTCACGtgctcggcgggcgcgaaCAGCCacaccgccgcgggccggtGCCTGGCGAGGATGGGCAGCGTGGTCGACGCAAAGTGCGACACGGAGCCGTGCCCGGTGATGACGCtcacgccgacgcccagcaggtcgccgccatcgtcgttgtcgtcgccgagcagggtccgggcctcgcgcagctccgcATCCAGCTTGTCCAGCTGCGGCGAGTTCGGGCTCAGGTCAAACACGGACGCGAGGAAACCTGGAGGACGAGAGGCACAGGAACTTCGAGTCAGCGTGTTTCCCATATCTCCATCGAGCGGGACGATAGATGCAAGCGCCACGCGGACAGTAGAACGGGTAACGGGGCGGCTAACCTATGCCGCCTGCTTTCGTCACCTcggtcgccagcgccgggctggccgcGCCGAACATGGGCCCGTTGCAGACgatgggcgacgccgtccaggGGAACCATTCTTGCAGGCGCCGTGGAGTCGCCATTTTGTTTGCGAGGAAAGGTGCCTTTGTTTTTGGACGAAGGGTACGAGAATCACGTAGCGGGTTTTACGAAGAGAGAAGTGGGTGACTTGACACTCGTGCTGCAGGCAGTCAGCGCACGTCTTAATCCATGAGccgcgaggtggtggccaaTGTGGACTCGGGAGCATGCAGCCCCTCTTGAACCTCGCCGATGAGGCGCATTGTTGCCGGGCCGTGCCGATTCCGCGATGCGAAGCATATACGTCAGAACTGCAGCAGATACCATCATCATGGGGTTACACGAATTGTTCTTGCACCTTGCTTGTATGACTCTGTATTTCTATCCGCGTTTTCTGTGTCTCTCTAAAGGCCGGGGTCGGTCACACCCTCACTCTCTCACCATGCGGGTGGACGTAGAAGGTTGTTTCATGCCGACTCGGAACTTCAAGTCAAGACACACGCTCTCAATGCCGCAGGGTCACTGACGGGGGCTTGTTGTTCAGGACGCCGTCAATCTCCTCCATGACCTCTGGCGTCAGCTtgtccacggccgccacggcgcggcaGTTCTCGTACACCTGCTCCGGGCTGCTCGCGCCCGTGATGGCGGAGCTCACGTTGGGGTTCTTGAGCACCCACGCGAGGGCCAGGGTGCTCATCTTGATGCCGAGCCGGTCGGCGATGGGCTGCAGCCTGttgacctgctcgacgatgccggcccAGTCGTCCTTGGACGTGCGCTTCCAGTACCCCTTGATGAACTCGACCGTCGTCTGCGCGAAGCGCGAGTCCTCGGGGATCCCGTCGCGGTACTTGCCCGACAGGATGCCCTGCTTCATCGGGGAGAAGACGGTGAGGCCTAGCCCGCCGTTGTCCGGCCGGTAGAGATGCGCGaactcgccctcgaccttTTCGCGCGTGAGCATGTTGTACGCCGGCTGCTCCATGACCGGGCCGATGAGCCCCAGCCGGTCGGCCACGCGCCACGCCTGCGCGATCTCGTCGGCGTTCCACTCCGACGTGCCCCAGTAAAACGCCTTGCCCGAGTCGATGATGTGGTTGAAGGCGCGCACCGTCTCTTCCATGGGCGTCTGCCGGTCCGGCCGGTGCGCGTAGATGAGGTCCACGTACTCGAGGTCCAGGCGCTTGAGCGAGGcgttgacgccctcgacgatgtGCTTCCTCGAGAGGCCCTTGTTGTTGACGGGGTTGTTGCCGAACGCAGCGCCCCAGTAGACCTGGGCAGTGGTAGTCTAggtcagccgccgcctgtggCCGCTTCTTCATCAGAGAGGgttggcagcagcgcgactCACCTTTGTCGAGATGACCAGGTCATTGCGGTTCCAGCCGTACTTTttgatggcctcgcccaTGACGATCTCGGACTCGCCCGCGGCGTAGACCTCGGCACAGTCGAAGAAGTTGACGCCACAGTCGTATGCGGCCTTCATGCAGGCAAACGTGCCCTCTGCCGCCAGGTCAGCAGCCGTCTACTTCCGCAGCCTGCGAAACGTACCTCGatcgacgtggccgccatATGTGAGCCAGCCTCCCAGGGAGATGGACGAGACCTGGAGACCAGACTGGCCGAGAAACCGGTAGGTCATGGGGGGGATGTCGTCGGGCTTCGCCATGGTGTCGGTTCGTCGATGCGAGATCCGTTGGGGGAGGTGGTGCTTCCAGCTGCTCTCCCAACCCAAAGCCAACGAGCAACGGGCCGCTGCTTTATATTCATACGGGGCCGCCCCGATGATGTCGttgcccgccggcccccctccAAGAGCGCGAGACAGGGGATGCGGGGCAGCCTCGAGTTGAGTAGAATAAAACCCCACCTCCTGCTTGGGAACGGGAGGCTCCTGGAGATTCTGTCCCACCCGCTACGGCGCATCTTCGCCCCGGCTCCCGCAGATGTCGCCATGGCTTCCCTGGCGTTTTCGCGCGATCTGGGTCCTTTAACGCCGTTTTCTCCGAAGTCAGTAGTACGCAAGTTATGAAGCCTATCTCGCCGGGTGactggcgccgccagcaaagACTGGAGAAGCCCTCGCCAAGTGGATCATTTCGTCGCCAACCCGGGTCATCATAGGATCGGTTAGATGAGGGCGTTTGTCAGCGAACCCGCGCGTCACAGAGGTCGAGTGGCCTGAGATGTGTCAACCTTTGCCACGGCCGTCACAAGGCTTAATTAAATGCCGGTCCTATCCCTAGTGTCATTCGGAGAACGGCATCTGTACCCGAGCaaggcgtcgccgagaaCGCGAACCGCTCCGGTGCAGGGTAAGCTAAGGACTCATGGTCACCACGATGCCACCGAGCTTGACATCGCGACCTTGGTGTAGCGGTCGCGCAGCCGAGTCGAGTCGGATCCGGAGACGAGCAGTGGAAATAAGCTGCTTACCCGAGCCAAGTAGGAGCGGGCTTCATGGAGCTTGCCCGCACCAATCAAGATGTCGGAGCCGCCTTGCATCTTTGCGGGCCGGGGGGAAGGGACAACGACGACTCCTCACAACTACGAGGTAGttaacgttagtacctacgAAGTAAGAGGCAGGTGATGTGTCGAGTCAAGACGAGGGATCATTGTCATCTTGTCCTTGCAGGAAGCCCAGACGCATCGCTGCGGCAACAGGAGAGACCGCATATGCAAGTTCGTGCATGAGGCGGTTTGAGTCTTTGACGCATGCGCGCCgagagctcgaggcgcgaAGCCCTTGAATCGTGCATGAGCTGCTGTCCTGTCCAGACGTCCCCCTCCCGCCAATGCGTGCCCCCCATGCGTCTGTGCACCGGCATGGTGGAAATGGCGGTATGGGACGATGTGGAAGACGTCTCGCAAAAAGGCCCGGGGACTCTGCCACTCGTTGACATCGCTGCCACGATGCCAAGTGGGGAGTTAAATCCATCGGAGCAATGCATGAAGGCGGGCCCGTACGCATGTTTGTGAAAAcaggtactaacgttactacgTTCCTTGCTGGGCAACCAGATGGacggctgggcggcggtgagaGGCATGCCTCGGCGGCTCCAGGGCCGCGGAACGGGTGACCAGAGCGCTCGCTGGCGGAGGATGGCAGACACGGCGACGAACAACCTGAAAAACACGGCCGAGTGCCGCCGGGCAGTCACGGGCATGGCTCGACCAACTTCGGACAACGCACAACGACTGCGTATACATACAAAGCCGGGCTGGGGTAAAGGACCGGGCGACGGATGTGATGCGATCCTTGATCAAGCAGTCGTTCCCGGAGACTGGTCCATTGTCGATTGATTGGCAGCAAGCAGGGTTCTGCTCCCTGCTTTAGCGGCCAGCGCCCGAGATTGctggtcgtcatcgtcatctcgCCAGCAGGGCTCGCGACTCCTTGGACATGTCTTGGACGACAGCATCAACGtcggccttgccgtcggaCGGGTTGATGAGGCGACGGTCGAGCAACTGGAATGCTGGTGGACTGCGTgtctcggcgggcgacaATCGGCACATGCcgctggacgagggcgtcatGAGCGCCCCCTCAGCTGTGCACGTGCGGCCCGCTGGCGATCCGTGTGCGCGCCAAATCTGTCTCCCGCAGGGAATCGACCATTGCGCTGTGCGTCTGTGCCTGCTGCGCAGCACGATACTGGTTACGATGACCTTGGCGGGTGTGTTCGACAGCAACGCGCGGGTGGAtggggcgggaggcggcggaaaAAGCACAGCCTGGTGCTGTCAGCGGGTGccccgtggtggtggtggtggtcgtccAGATCGCCACCATTGGGGTCCAGCGCTCGGTCCAGAAGCCACTGGTTCCCTTCCTGGGGGTACTAACTTGAGCTGGCAGAGGTACCCGGCCCGACCACTGCCCGTCGCTGGGCCGAGAGGTAGCCGATACCACCGCCTGATCAAAGCAATCCACAGAAAGGGGTCTCGCGGGGGCCGTCTCCCTGTGTGTCTTGGTCAACTACTTTGGCGTCTGTTCGCCTGTGCGCGACCCAGGCTTGCGCTGCCCTGTTCTCTGCATGTTCAtctcggccgtggtggtgtcTGGACGGGAGGCCCAATCGCTACTGGGATGGGATGAGCAGGGGGCACAGGctgggcaggcggcgagcgaccACCCGAGCTGCGCGCCAACATTCGTTAGCATATCGCGGGTCGCGGAGACGCTCGCTGCTGGAGCAGAGCGCCAGTCCAGACCGGAGCATGAGCTGACAATGAATATGCTCCGGTACGGGGCTTCCGAATGTCCTCATTTCGGTCTACAATACTTAAACTTTGGTACCTTCAATGGCGCCAGACGACCCGATCCACTCCGCCGTGTGCGTTCCTGAATCAGCGGATGACTCGAGCCAAACCCTCGAGCCCGCCAGGGTTGCTGTCGGCAGTggtggcggagacggcgcctCCGCTCGCGTCCGTCCGTGCTAGACTCTCGATTCGCAGGCACTGGGCGAgcatggcgtggcggccTTGACACGCGACAGGCCGCGACAACGATCTTCACGTGGATGCATGCAGGCCAGGCCACTGGACAATCGGCGCCCGACCGAGCATCAGCTCTCGCCTTCGTCCACGGCCTGGTAGCTGTTGCacgggctcgccgtccaATCGCTTGAGAAATGCGCGCGACAACCAGCTCTCAGCAGACAAGGTTCGGGGCAATGCACGCAGGCTGCACCTCTCGTTACCATGGAAGTctggtgtggtgtggtgtggtgaggcgaggcggaggcgcgTCCAGACAATGCCAGGCACTCACTGCCCGCACTGAGGCGCTGCCTCTGCTAGCTGCTGGCGCGCTCGGGGTGCAGCAACGGGGTGGAGACTCCGACCTGGGCCGTCGCCTTGCGGCACCGTCCTGTTCAATGGGAGCCACCAACCTACACATAGCAGGTTTGCGATACTAGCGAGGCCGAGCCGTTTCCCCTTGGGTCTGTGGCAATTGGCAagacgcgcgccgcgccttctGACCTTCCATGTTGCTTCTCTAAATGCCCCCATCATCCTTGGACGTGACGGCGCCTTGCTCAGGTGGTCTGTCTGGATGAGCCTCCACTGGCGCCTGGGTggcccagccggcggcgccagtgGAGGAGGTCGGGGCCCTGCAGCGCCCCCCTgcgggctgctggtgctggcaaGGCTGGCCTGCCCTCCTGGAGAGATACGG from Purpureocillium takamizusanense chromosome 6, complete sequence encodes:
- a CDS encoding uncharacterized protein (COG:C~EggNog:ENOG503NW10); this translates as MAKPDDIPPMTYRFLGQSGLQVSSISLGGWLTYGGHVDREGTFACMKAAYDCGVNFFDCAEVYAAGESEIVMGEAIKKYGWNRNDLVISTKVYWGAAFGNNPVNNKGLSRKHIVEGVNASLKRLDLEYVDLIYAHRPDRQTPMEETVRAFNHIIDSGKAFYWGTSEWNADEIAQAWRVADRLGLIGPVMEQPAYNMLTREKVEGEFAHLYRPDNGGLGLTVFSPMKQGILSGKYRDGIPEDSRFAQTTVEFIKGYWKRTSKDDWAGIVEQVNRLQPIADRLGIKMSTLALAWVLKNPNVSSAITGASSPEQVYENCRAVAAVDKLTPEVMEEIDGVLNNKPPSVTLRH
- a CDS encoding Nitronate monooxygenase (EggNog:ENOG503P1V4~COG:E), coding for MATPRRLQEWFPWTASPIVCNGPMFGAASPALATEVTKAGGIGFLASVFDLSPNSPQLDKLDAELREARTLLGDDNDDGGDLLGVGVSVITGHGSVSHFASTTLPILARHRPAAVWLFAPAEHVKPHGAIIAAVRRELGDPGHGGPRVFVQVGNVAAAREAVRDGADVLVCQGVDAGGHQFTRGAGVVSLVPEVRRMLAEEEEEEAGGLPGRGGVAILAAGGIADETGVAAAMALGAEGVVMGTRFTVAKESIYPDFRKKIVLETSDGGATTLKSTFNDRINDSPLWRPPYDGRAIVTAIHERFLAGASLEDCQRSLKEDYAAEDSAKLIGTWAGTGVGLVRTAQAAGDIVREVREGAKEQIRRLAASL